The Deltaproteobacteria bacterium genome contains a region encoding:
- a CDS encoding NAD+ synthase, with translation MTAAIPKQTPAGVTANSLTPPRIPTNALLLRRILTAFIRDEVRKVGIERVVVGLSGGVDSSVSALLAAEALGAGNVLGIELPYKTSSAESLAHAEAVAAVGGFDTLQIEITAQIDAYFERFPDADNMRRGNKMARERMTILYDHSARWQALVLGTSNKTELLLGYGTLHGDMASALNPIGDLYKAQVWALAAEIGVPAAVVGKQPSADLWVGQTDEAELGFSYAEVDALLYAMVDLRYSHDELCAAGFAAPFVARVSDMVRRSQFKRRLPVIAKVSNRTIDRDFRYARDWGR, from the coding sequence ATGACTGCCGCCATTCCCAAGCAAACGCCCGCGGGCGTAACTGCAAACTCGCTCACCCCGCCACGGATACCGACCAATGCGCTGCTGCTGCGGCGGATTCTGACCGCCTTCATCCGCGACGAGGTCCGCAAGGTCGGCATCGAGCGGGTCGTGGTCGGCCTCTCCGGCGGCGTTGACTCCAGCGTTAGCGCGCTGCTGGCAGCCGAAGCCCTCGGCGCCGGCAACGTCCTCGGGATCGAGCTGCCCTACAAGACCTCCAGCGCCGAGAGCCTTGCTCACGCCGAGGCCGTGGCTGCCGTCGGCGGCTTTGACACCTTGCAGATCGAAATCACCGCCCAGATCGATGCCTACTTCGAGCGCTTCCCCGATGCCGACAACATGCGCCGCGGTAACAAGATGGCGCGCGAGCGCATGACCATCCTGTATGATCACTCCGCCCGCTGGCAGGCCCTGGTCCTCGGCACCAGCAACAAGACCGAACTCCTACTCGGTTACGGCACCCTCCACGGCGACATGGCCTCGGCGCTCAACCCCATCGGCGACCTCTACAAGGCCCAGGTGTGGGCGCTGGCGGCCGAGATCGGCGTGCCTGCCGCCGTGGTCGGCAAGCAGCCCTCGGCCGATCTTTGGGTCGGACAGACCGATGAGGCGGAGTTGGGCTTCAGCTACGCCGAGGTCGATGCCCTGCTCTACGCCATGGTCGATCTGCGCTATTCGCACGATGAGCTCTGCGCCGCCGGTTTCGCCGCGCCGTTTGTGGCGCGGGTGAGCGACATGGTGCGCCGCTCGCAGTTCAAACGGCGCCTGCCGGTGATCGCCAAAGTATCCAACCGCACCATCGATCGCGACTTCCGCTACGCCCGCGATTGGGGCCGCTGA
- a CDS encoding mechanosensitive ion channel family protein, translating into MTIRDWFPLVTTHPALAAALQGLGILLAVGLRLALRRTRIGTRLDSSLTLIAVGLLCGALSAVGRGGQDGAVFLYAYAVFVAAVLIGGVRIALVLFVDFYLRQRQGAGVSAIFRDVGSIVTYFLIILLVLRFALDINVASLIATSAVLTAIVGLALQDLLGAVISGLVLELEAPFSRDDWVRVGTFEGQVLETGWRTTKIRTRVNEVIILPNTYLSREPVTNYTRPDPHYGDTLIFEAGYEVPPHTVKQAVMAVLEAEPAVLREPVPEVRTAHFKESGVEYAVRYWLVQFGELDRIRDRLMTNLWYALRRAGVRIPYPARDLFVHGEPPAALAGDTIAATLARVPLLAPLAEEDMRTLAARARRLTFGRAEVIVREGEAGDSFYVIDTGRVAVVLGRREDGGGRTIARLAAGDCFGEMSLLAGEPRSATVVAEEDVTVLEVGRDAFHEIVVAHPDVLEPISQLATHRLEAQREHRRPDEALPAFANDVAAQRLLQRIKSFFRI; encoded by the coding sequence ATGACGATCCGCGATTGGTTCCCGCTGGTTACCACCCATCCGGCGCTGGCCGCCGCGCTGCAAGGCCTGGGGATCCTCTTGGCTGTCGGGCTGCGGCTGGCACTGCGCCGCACTCGCATCGGCACGCGGTTGGACTCGTCGCTGACGCTGATCGCAGTCGGCCTGCTGTGCGGCGCGCTCTCGGCCGTCGGCCGCGGCGGTCAGGACGGGGCGGTGTTCCTTTACGCCTACGCGGTCTTCGTCGCCGCCGTGCTGATCGGCGGCGTTCGTATCGCGCTGGTGCTGTTCGTCGACTTCTACCTGCGCCAGCGCCAAGGCGCCGGCGTCTCCGCCATCTTTCGCGATGTCGGCAGCATCGTCACCTACTTCCTGATCATTCTCTTGGTGCTGCGTTTCGCTCTCGACATCAACGTCGCCTCGCTGATCGCCACCTCGGCGGTGCTGACGGCGATTGTCGGCCTCGCTCTCCAAGACCTTCTCGGTGCCGTCATCAGCGGCCTGGTGCTGGAATTGGAGGCCCCATTCAGCCGTGACGACTGGGTGCGGGTCGGCACCTTCGAGGGCCAGGTGCTGGAGACGGGCTGGCGGACCACCAAGATCCGCACCCGGGTCAACGAGGTCATCATCCTGCCCAACACCTATCTCTCGCGCGAGCCGGTGACGAACTATACCCGCCCCGATCCGCATTACGGCGACACTCTGATATTCGAGGCCGGCTACGAGGTTCCGCCGCACACCGTGAAACAAGCAGTGATGGCCGTGCTCGAGGCCGAACCGGCGGTGCTGCGCGAGCCGGTGCCGGAGGTCCGCACGGCTCACTTCAAAGAGAGCGGCGTCGAGTACGCGGTCCGCTACTGGCTGGTGCAGTTCGGCGAGCTCGATCGCATTCGCGATCGTCTGATGACCAACCTCTGGTACGCGCTGCGCCGCGCCGGTGTGCGGATTCCGTACCCGGCGCGGGATCTGTTCGTCCATGGCGAGCCGCCGGCGGCGCTGGCCGGCGACACCATCGCCGCAACTCTGGCGCGGGTTCCGCTGTTGGCCCCGCTGGCGGAGGAGGACATGCGCACCCTGGCGGCACGCGCCCGCCGGCTGACTTTTGGGCGCGCCGAGGTGATCGTGCGCGAAGGCGAAGCGGGCGACTCGTTCTACGTCATCGATACCGGTCGGGTCGCGGTGGTCTTGGGCCGGCGCGAAGACGGCGGCGGCCGCACCATCGCCCGGCTCGCGGCCGGCGACTGCTTCGGCGAGATGTCTTTGCTTGCCGGCGAGCCGCGCTCGGCCACGGTGGTGGCCGAGGAGGACGTCACCGTGCTGGAGGTCGGCCGCGACGCCTTCCACGAAATCGTCGTGGCTCATCCGGACGTACTCGAACCCATCAGCCAGCTAGCCACCCACCGCCTCGAGGCGCAGCGCGAGCACCGCCGCCCCGACGAAG